Genomic window (Pirellulales bacterium):
GTCGAATTGCTCCTGCGCCTACTGCCAGAAGTGGCGAAGGAAAACATATTCGCGCTGAAAGGCGGTACCGCGATTAACTTACCATAATCATTATTTGGCGATAACATTTTGCACTCCTACGTGTTTTCGTAATCACTCCTAGTAACCGGAGAGAAAGCTTGGCCTGCGGTTGCATCGACCAGAGGACGGCAGCCGGAAGCAAATCTCAGTTCATCGCCAGCAATAACCGTGTCACGAATTCTGGTTTCGGACGAAACACATCAAGTTGTGGGGGCGAGTTCACGGCCGGAACACAATTAGCATGACGCTTCATATGTTGACTTTCCGTCGGATTAACTCAATCGTCCGACTCTCTTTTTTCGTGGGATCGAACACTTCAAGCCGCACGCTAGTGCCGGCGTCTCCGCGAATGAGAGCCGAACACTCCAAAACGCTCTTGTGAGTGGTTGAAATACCGTCGATTTCGTCCACGAGCAAACCCGCTGTCAGGCCCATTTCCTCCGCAGGTGAATTCGGAATGATCTTTGTAATTTGGAGAAGGTGATTCTGCGAATCGAAATCGAGTTTCGCTCCAATGCCAACAACTTCTTTTCCTATCGTGAGCGTGCTAGCAATTTTCGGAGTCAACGCCACACGCTCAAGCAGAAGCTTTCCAATTGACTCGGAATGCAATTCTCCTTGTTGATTTAGAAGCACGACGACGCCCCGCCGCTGACTTTTTTCGAAGCCGATGAATGCAGAATAACCAGCTGTTCCTCCAGCATGAAGCCGGATGTCCAAACCCGTTTGCTCTCCTTCGCCTTCGTCCACCCACGGCATCGCGGTCCGCCCGAAGAAGCCGGGCGTATTGCCGAATCCATGTGAATCGTGGTGGCTGAACACGTGTGTTTTTTCCATAAGCGGCGTTAAGGGTGACTGCACGAGACCAAGATTTGCTGCGACATATTTCAACAGGTCATTCGCGGTCGAGTGTAAAGCACCACAACCGGCCAACGATTGGAACTCCCAATTCGGTACAGGCCGCGCCGCCGCATTGTGCCCAACCGCCAGGCGGTTTTTCATTTCCGGAGTCAGTGAAGCACCCGTGCCGTCCATCTGCAGCGGACGAGCAATGCGATTAACTATTAACGAATCAAAATCTGCACCAGCTTTGAGCGTGATGGCATGGCCCAACAATCCCATGCCCACATTGGAATACTGAAAGTCGGTTCCTGGATCACGAGTCAAGGTAAAATGCGACAAAAACGCATATAGCTTTTCCGCCGAATAATCCGCAAATAAATTCGCTCCGCTCGATAGGTTAGTCGGATTGAACGGCAGGCCGGAAGATTGAGTCGCAAGATCGCGGAGTGTGATTTCCTTACCATTGTGGCTTGGTACCTTCACTGATTTCGGTAGGTACTTAGCCACCGGGTCGTCCAGTTTCATGTCGCCGCGATCGACCATCTCTTCCAATAACAATGTCGTGAATGTTTTGGTGATCGAGCCGATCTCAAAAATCGTATCGCCATTGATCTCCTGATTGGACTCGTTGTCGCACTTACCGGCACTGAATACCTTCGATCCACGTTCGTCTACGATTCCAATCACCATGCCAAAGTTCTGATCGGCGAAATTATTGCGCAAGAATGCTTTGACCAAATCATCGTAATCCGTTTCCGCGCCCTGAATAATATTGGCGCCTAGCAGGAAAAGTGCGAAACAGATCCGGTACAAAGTGTTCATTTTCAATCCTTTCACCGATTGCTGCCAATCGCATGCTGACCTATATCGCTTGGCAAAAGTGCCAGATGCTTCTCGATCAACGTCGCGGTAAGCTTGTCGGAGTAGTTCGGGCATTGCGGGTAATGATCGTGACTAAGTCCGCCAACTCGTTGATCGAGTAGTTTTCGATTAAATTCAAGCAGCTCGTCCATTGAGCAATGGGAGTACAGCGCGAGTAATGCCTGCTTCGAAACGACGCCATTGCCTCCGTCAAAATAACTGCCATTAGGCAACGAGAGCACAACATGGCCACACTCAGTCCCGTCAGGAGACATGATGCAAACGATGTTGACCTTCTCGCGGAAGCGAGCATTCCATTGCTCCAGAAATGCGATGGCAAAGCGGCCGCACGGACCACAATTGATGCGCGGTGTTCCATTTGTCATAAAGCCGTAGTTGTCGTTGATTTCGTCACGCAAACCATTCAGGATCTCGACGCGATCGCTCGGAGGAAGAAAGTAATGGCTTTTCGCAAACACGACGATCAACCCCAGCCCGACAGCGAGGGCCACGACAACCCGGGGAATGGCCGAGCCAATAGCAGGTGTATTCACAGCATTCGCGGTTCGATTCACTCGATGCCAGATGCACTGATTCAATCGCTGGAGCGAAATGTCAGCAGAACGTCCTGCAGCGTATCCGACTTGGTAAAAGAGTGCGTCGCGGTTAATGTTCGGTTGAACGGGAGAAAGTTTCCGCAGTTGCTTCTCGAAGTCTAGCACGTCGCTCTCCTCAACATGACTATGATATAGGTCATTCATGTTGTTTCCTCCGTTGTCAATCGAGACATGATTCTTTCACAAATCGTGCGGCCGACGAATAGAATCTCGTTTTTGCTCACGAGCTATCTTCCTTGAGGATTGCAACCATGACCGCACGCTCTTTGGTTGTCAGTTTCTTTTGTTTGGGCAGTTGCAAGAGCAACTGCTCGCGAGAACCTTGAAACACGCGAGTCACGACATCAGCCAGCATTCGTGCAACCACTTCTTCCTGATTCCGAATGGGACGGAATTGGAACGGTCTGACCTTGCCGGGTAATTTTTCAAGAAAGCCTTTGCTCTCTAGAATCCGAACTAAAGTCGCAATCGTGGTATAGGCGCGATCTACTCTGGCGTCGGCCAACAACCGCCGGACCTCGACGACGGTCATTTCACCGTGCTTCCAAAATACCTGCATGACTTCCAATTCGCGGTCAGTCAATTCTCTGGCACGAGGCCTGACCATTTGTTCAATCCTTCTGTCTGGGTTTTTTCACAAACAAACTCAAACAACTGCTACTAGCCTAACCGTGCTGCGAAGCGACAAACCATCCACTAGTTTCTGATCTGGTTGTTGGTCAGCCAAATCAACCCATCGACAAATGGGCCACGCCAGCTAATAGGGTTGTGTCCCCCAGTGAACTCGGAGTATTTAACGACGTAACCCTTAGCTTGCAGCACA
Coding sequences:
- a CDS encoding serine hydrolase; translated protein: MNTLYRICFALFLLGANIIQGAETDYDDLVKAFLRNNFADQNFGMVIGIVDERGSKVFSAGKCDNESNQEINGDTIFEIGSITKTFTTLLLEEMVDRGDMKLDDPVAKYLPKSVKVPSHNGKEITLRDLATQSSGLPFNPTNLSSGANLFADYSAEKLYAFLSHFTLTRDPGTDFQYSNVGMGLLGHAITLKAGADFDSLIVNRIARPLQMDGTGASLTPEMKNRLAVGHNAAARPVPNWEFQSLAGCGALHSTANDLLKYVAANLGLVQSPLTPLMEKTHVFSHHDSHGFGNTPGFFGRTAMPWVDEGEGEQTGLDIRLHAGGTAGYSAFIGFEKSQRRGVVVLLNQQGELHSESIGKLLLERVALTPKIASTLTIGKEVVGIGAKLDFDSQNHLLQITKIIPNSPAEEMGLTAGLLVDEIDGISTTHKSVLECSALIRGDAGTSVRLEVFDPTKKESRTIELIRRKVNI
- a CDS encoding BlaI/MecI/CopY family transcriptional regulator, translating into MVRPRARELTDRELEVMQVFWKHGEMTVVEVRRLLADARVDRAYTTIATLVRILESKGFLEKLPGKVRPFQFRPIRNQEEVVARMLADVVTRVFQGSREQLLLQLPKQKKLTTKERAVMVAILKEDSS